In Caldilineales bacterium, a single genomic region encodes these proteins:
- a CDS encoding glycosyltransferase family 4 protein codes for MPSHLVVNGWFWGQSATGSGQYLHGLLRHLPAALLDWQISLLMPALAPFPPAPVPAGVNLTHAPLPRLARGPRLVKLLWEQHAFPAWCRRLQADVAFVPYWGSPYRPSCPTIVTIHDLIPLLLDDYATSPTARAYTWLVSQSARRAAAVLTVSQAAGRDIARHLGIPPGRLTVTYESLGAPHSRVKDAAELERVRSAYHLPPAYLLYLGGFDPRKNVPLLLRSYALARQMRPDLPPLLLAGQLPEPGARWFTDPRPLIARLRLEDSARTLGFVPDADKPALYTLASLFLFPSRYEGFGLPPLEAMACGTPALVSNSSSLPEVVGDTLAPVPLDGEDALAGAILAALDHPPAPARLQAQAARFRWQDAAAATAVVMQQLASFSS; via the coding sequence ATGCCCTCCCATCTCGTCGTCAACGGCTGGTTCTGGGGCCAGAGCGCCACCGGCTCCGGCCAGTATCTGCACGGCCTGCTTCGCCATCTCCCCGCCGCCCTCCTCGACTGGCAGATCAGCCTGCTGATGCCGGCGCTTGCCCCTTTCCCACCCGCTCCTGTCCCCGCCGGTGTGAACCTGACCCACGCCCCCCTGCCGCGGCTGGCCCGCGGCCCGCGCCTGGTCAAACTGCTGTGGGAGCAGCACGCTTTCCCGGCCTGGTGTCGTCGTTTGCAAGCCGATGTCGCCTTCGTCCCCTATTGGGGTTCGCCCTACCGCCCTTCCTGCCCCACCATCGTCACCATCCACGACCTCATCCCCCTGCTGCTCGATGACTACGCCACCTCGCCCACGGCCCGCGCCTACACCTGGCTCGTCAGCCAGAGCGCCCGCCGCGCCGCTGCCGTCCTCACCGTCAGCCAGGCCGCCGGGCGGGACATCGCCCGGCATCTGGGCATCCCCCCTGGCCGCCTGACCGTGACCTACGAAAGCCTGGGCGCGCCCCACAGCCGGGTGAAGGATGCGGCCGAGTTGGAGCGCGTCCGCTCGGCCTACCACCTGCCTCCGGCCTATCTGCTCTATCTCGGCGGCTTCGACCCCCGCAAGAACGTCCCCCTGCTGCTCCGCTCCTACGCCCTGGCCCGCCAGATGCGCCCTGACCTGCCGCCGTTGCTGCTCGCCGGCCAGCTGCCGGAGCCGGGCGCCCGCTGGTTCACCGACCCGCGGCCGCTCATCGCCAGGCTCAGACTAGAGGACTCGGCCCGCACCCTCGGTTTCGTGCCCGACGCCGACAAACCCGCCCTCTACACGCTGGCCAGCCTGTTCCTCTTCCCCTCCCGCTACGAAGGCTTCGGCCTGCCGCCGTTGGAGGCGATGGCCTGCGGCACGCCCGCCCTGGTCAGCAACAGCAGTTCGCTGCCCGAAGTCGTGGGCGACACGCTGGCCCCGGTTCCCCTTGACGGCGAAGACGCTCTGGCCGGCGCCATCCTCGCCGCCCTCGACCACCCGCCCGCCCCTGCCCGGCTTCAGGCCCAGGCCGCGCGTTTTCGTTGGCAAGACGCCGCCGCCGCCACGGCAGTGGTGATGCAACAACTTGCGTCATTCTCGTCGTAA
- a CDS encoding prephenate dehydrogenase, producing the protein MTPSLTLRQAHVAIVGLGLMGASLGYDLRGHCRRVTGVVRRAEAIAPALAAGCVDDATLDAPAALAAADIVVLAAPVRTILRQIADLGPLLKPGAILIDLGSTKIDICRALAALPPPIQVIGGHPMCGKETGGLAAAEPGLYRGCTFVLCPLDRTSAATQALVEEMVGFIGARPLVLDPARHDRLVAAISHLPYLAACALVDYASDVAATDPTVWEVAAGGFRDSSRVAASDVDMLMDILLTNRAAVLAAVDRYVERLTGLRAGLAAGDEAGLRAALTDIANERRRWAKDKSP; encoded by the coding sequence GTGACACCCTCCCTCACCCTGCGCCAAGCCCACGTCGCCATCGTCGGCCTGGGGCTGATGGGCGCCTCGCTCGGCTACGACCTGCGCGGCCATTGCCGCCGAGTGACGGGCGTCGTGCGTCGGGCCGAGGCCATCGCCCCGGCCCTGGCGGCCGGCTGCGTGGACGACGCCACCCTCGACGCCCCCGCCGCCCTGGCTGCAGCCGACATCGTCGTCCTGGCCGCGCCCGTCCGCACCATCCTCCGCCAGATCGCCGATCTCGGCCCCCTGCTCAAACCCGGCGCCATCCTCATCGACCTGGGCAGCACCAAGATCGACATCTGTCGCGCCCTGGCCGCCCTGCCGCCCCCTATCCAGGTCATCGGCGGCCACCCCATGTGCGGCAAAGAGACGGGCGGGCTGGCTGCAGCCGAACCCGGCCTCTATCGCGGCTGCACCTTCGTCCTCTGCCCGCTCGACCGCACCAGCGCCGCCACGCAAGCCCTGGTCGAGGAGATGGTCGGCTTCATCGGCGCCCGCCCTCTCGTCCTCGACCCCGCCCGCCACGACCGCCTGGTGGCCGCCATCAGCCACCTGCCCTACCTGGCGGCCTGCGCCCTGGTGGACTATGCCAGCGATGTGGCCGCAACCGACCCAACCGTGTGGGAGGTGGCCGCGGGCGGGTTCCGCGACAGCAGCCGGGTGGCAGCCTCGGATGTGGACATGCTGATGGACATCTTGCTCACCAACCGCGCCGCGGTGTTGGCAGCCGTGGACCGCTATGTCGAGCGGCTGACCGGGCTGCGGGCCGGACTGGCGGCCGGGGACGAGGCCGGGCTGCGGGCGGCGCTGACCGATATCGCCAACGAACGACGACGCTGGGCCAAAGACAAGTCGCCATGA